A stretch of Buteo buteo chromosome 21, bButBut1.hap1.1, whole genome shotgun sequence DNA encodes these proteins:
- the LOC142042651 gene encoding ciliary microtubule associated protein 1A-like, producing MGGLPKITTEVTPGPSDYSTDKANQHLYKCAPAPSMAFRHKAVKTDETPGPGTYTLPRLVGPNTAYTHASPCYSMKGKRKHNGFAEDLAKTPGPAAFPKVEVDTYKKRAPMYTMGSKSGIGGDKTVKPGPADYCPGKVTLIKPQAPAPTFGLRHSLYTTPLLSLQ from the exons ATGGGCGGACTTCCCAAGATAACGACCGAGGTCACCCCTGGACCAA GTGACTACTCCACCGACAAGGCCAACCAACACCTCTACAAATGCGCGCCGGCGCCGTCCATGGCCTTCCGGCACAAGGCCGTCAAAACCGATGAAACTCCAG GTCCTGGCACCTAcaccctgcccaggctggtggGACCCAACACAGCCTACACCCACGCCAGCCCCTGCTACTCcatgaaagggaagaggaagcacAACGGCTTTGCTGAAGACCTCGCCAAG ACGCCAGGTCCTGCTGCATTCCCCAAGGTGGAAGTGGACACCTACAAAAAAAGGGCTCCCATGTACACGATGGGAAGCAAAAGTGGAATTGGAGGTGACAAAACAGTGAAGCCAGGACCGGCAGACTACTGCCCGGGAAAG GTGACGCTGATCAAGCCCCAGGCCCCTGCTCCCACTTTTGGACTCCGCCATTCCCTCTACACAACTCCTCTACTGTCTCTGCAGTAA